The following coding sequences lie in one Sinorhizobium fredii USDA 257 genomic window:
- the radC gene encoding RadC family protein, giving the protein MTKPPLFPEPDAAEPADERQFFARQKTRKLDKAPTPGGTAEAHYHGHRDRLRIRYREQGDAALADYEILELILFRLIPRRDTKPIAKDLLARFGTLAGVFGAPQQLLQEVKGVGESVALDLKLIATAAQRMMKSELRNKQVLSSWSAVIDYCHAAMAHETKEQFRILFLDKRNTLIADEVQQQGTVDHTPVYPREVVKRALELSATALILVHNHPSGDPTPSRADIEMTKLIAEAAKPLGITVHDHVIIGKDGHVSMKGLRLF; this is encoded by the coding sequence GTGACGAAACCGCCTCTTTTTCCTGAACCGGACGCCGCTGAGCCCGCCGACGAACGGCAGTTCTTCGCGCGCCAGAAGACACGCAAGCTCGACAAGGCGCCGACGCCTGGCGGCACCGCCGAGGCGCACTATCACGGCCATCGGGATCGGCTACGGATTCGCTACCGCGAACAGGGCGATGCGGCGCTCGCAGACTACGAGATCCTCGAACTCATTCTGTTCCGCCTCATACCCCGCCGCGACACGAAACCGATCGCCAAGGACCTTCTCGCTCGCTTCGGTACGCTGGCCGGGGTTTTCGGCGCGCCGCAGCAGCTTTTGCAGGAGGTCAAGGGCGTCGGCGAGTCCGTCGCGCTCGACCTGAAACTCATCGCGACCGCGGCGCAACGGATGATGAAGAGCGAACTGCGCAACAAGCAGGTCCTCTCATCCTGGAGCGCCGTGATCGACTATTGTCACGCTGCAATGGCGCATGAAACGAAGGAACAGTTCCGCATCCTGTTTCTCGACAAACGCAACACGCTGATTGCCGACGAGGTGCAGCAGCAGGGAACCGTCGATCACACGCCCGTCTATCCGCGCGAGGTCGTCAAGCGTGCCCTGGAGCTTTCCGCGACCGCTTTGATCCTGGTGCACAACCATCCGTCCGGCGATCCGACGCCGTCGCGCGCGGATATAGAAATGACGAAGCTGATCGCCGAGGCGGCCAAGCCGCTCGGCATCACGGTCCACGACCACGTGATCATCGGCAAGGACGGACACGTCAGCATGAAGGGGTTGCGGCTGTTCTAA
- the sthA gene encoding Si-specific NAD(P)(+) transhydrogenase, with product MNQFDLIVVGSGPAGRRGAIQAAKLGKRVLVIEQGKRVGGVSVHTGTIPSKTLRETALNLSGWRERGFYGRSYRVKQEISAEDLRQRLIITLNHEVEVLEHQFARNRVQHIRGKASFVGPTTLEIVKDDGESMHVSGTSILLAVGTRPLRPDYIPFDGRTVLDSDELLEIQNLPRSLVVIGAGVVGIEYATIFSALDTQVTVIDPKTTMLDFIDKEIVEDFTYQLRDRNMKLNLGQKAEKVERLDDGKVMLTLDNGRKITTEMVLFAAGRMGATDALNLAAAGLEADSRGRLKVNPETFQTAVPNIYAAGDVVGFPSLASTSMEQGRVAARVAVGAIAKEPQKYFPYGIYAVPEISTCGLSEEEVKDRGIPYECGIARFRETSRGHIMGLDAGLLKMIFSLKTRRLLGVHIIGEGATELVHIGQAVLNLKGTVEYFVENTFNYPTLAEAYKIAGLDAWNRMGEIKAI from the coding sequence ATGAACCAGTTCGATCTTATCGTCGTCGGCAGCGGTCCGGCCGGCCGCAGAGGCGCAATTCAGGCTGCCAAGCTCGGCAAGAGAGTGCTCGTCATCGAGCAGGGTAAACGTGTTGGCGGCGTCTCCGTCCACACCGGCACGATTCCATCCAAGACGCTGCGCGAAACGGCACTCAACCTCTCGGGCTGGCGCGAGCGCGGCTTCTACGGCCGTTCCTATCGGGTGAAGCAGGAGATCAGCGCCGAAGACTTGCGTCAGCGCCTGATCATCACGCTCAACCACGAGGTCGAGGTGTTGGAGCATCAATTTGCGCGAAACCGCGTCCAGCACATCCGTGGCAAAGCGAGCTTCGTTGGTCCGACCACGCTCGAGATCGTCAAGGATGACGGCGAGAGCATGCACGTTTCCGGCACCAGCATCCTGCTGGCCGTGGGCACGAGACCTCTCCGACCGGATTATATACCGTTCGACGGCAGGACCGTTCTCGATAGCGATGAGCTCCTCGAGATTCAGAATCTGCCGCGTTCGCTGGTGGTCATCGGCGCGGGCGTCGTCGGCATCGAATACGCCACCATCTTCAGCGCGCTCGATACGCAGGTGACGGTGATCGACCCCAAGACCACCATGCTCGACTTCATCGACAAGGAGATCGTCGAGGACTTCACCTATCAGCTCAGGGACCGCAACATGAAACTCAATCTCGGCCAGAAAGCCGAGAAGGTGGAGCGGCTCGATGATGGTAAGGTCATGCTTACCCTCGACAATGGCCGCAAGATCACGACGGAAATGGTCCTGTTCGCCGCCGGCCGCATGGGAGCAACCGATGCACTCAATCTCGCGGCTGCCGGTCTCGAAGCGGACAGCCGCGGGCGCCTGAAGGTCAATCCGGAAACATTCCAGACCGCCGTTCCGAACATCTATGCCGCAGGCGACGTGGTCGGCTTCCCGAGCCTCGCCTCGACCTCGATGGAACAGGGTCGCGTCGCAGCGCGCGTCGCTGTCGGCGCGATCGCCAAGGAGCCGCAAAAGTACTTCCCCTACGGCATCTATGCGGTGCCGGAAATCTCCACCTGCGGGCTTTCCGAAGAGGAAGTGAAGGATCGCGGCATCCCCTATGAGTGTGGCATCGCCCGGTTCCGCGAAACATCGCGCGGCCACATCATGGGGCTCGATGCGGGCCTCCTGAAGATGATCTTCTCGCTGAAGACCCGGCGCCTGCTCGGCGTGCACATCATCGGCGAAGGCGCCACCGAGCTCGTCCATATCGGCCAGGCGGTCCTGAACCTGAAGGGCACGGTCGAATATTTCGTCGAGAACACCTTCAACTACCCGACGCTTGCCGAGGCCTACAAGATCGCCGGGCTCGACGCCTGGAACCGTATGGGCGAGATCAAGGCCATCTAG
- the tig gene encoding trigger factor: MQVIETLAQGLKRELKVVIPAGEMEARMNERLADVKDRVRINGFRPGKVPVAHLKKVYGKSIMAELVNEIVREKPTEILTGRGEKSATQPEVAMTEDEAEADKILKAEADFEFTLAYEIIPAIELKDATGIKVTREVVDISEDEVNEQILRIAESARTYESKKGKAANGDRVTIDYLGKVDEVAFDGGKDEDAELVLGSNRFIPGFEEQLVGAKAGDEKTITVTFPADYPAANLAGKEATFDITVKDVAGAAPIEINDELATKLGLESVDKLKEIVRGQIEGQYGSVTRQKVKRQLLDQLDELYQFETPERLVDAEFENIWRQINTDLEQAGKTFADEDTTEEEARAEYRKLAERRVRLGLVLSEIGEKAGVQVSDDEMQRSLFEQLRQFPGQEKQILDYFKNTPGAAASLRAPLFEEKVVDHLLSEVSVTDKTVSKDELMAEDEAEDKPAKKAPAKKKAAAKAEAAEGEEAAAPKKKAPAKKKAADEGAE; the protein is encoded by the coding sequence ATGCAGGTTATCGAAACGCTCGCTCAAGGGCTGAAGCGCGAACTCAAGGTCGTAATCCCGGCCGGTGAAATGGAAGCTCGGATGAACGAGCGTCTGGCCGACGTGAAGGACCGTGTCCGCATCAACGGCTTCCGTCCCGGCAAGGTGCCGGTCGCGCATCTGAAGAAGGTCTACGGCAAGTCGATCATGGCCGAGCTCGTCAACGAGATCGTTCGCGAAAAGCCGACCGAAATCCTCACGGGCCGCGGCGAGAAGTCGGCTACCCAGCCTGAAGTCGCCATGACCGAGGACGAGGCCGAAGCCGACAAGATCCTTAAGGCTGAAGCCGATTTCGAGTTCACGCTCGCCTACGAGATCATCCCGGCGATCGAACTCAAAGATGCGACCGGCATCAAGGTGACCCGCGAAGTCGTCGACATCAGCGAGGACGAAGTCAACGAGCAGATCCTGCGCATCGCCGAAAGCGCGCGCACCTATGAATCGAAGAAGGGCAAGGCAGCCAACGGCGACCGTGTCACCATCGACTATCTCGGCAAGGTGGACGAAGTCGCCTTCGACGGCGGCAAGGACGAGGACGCCGAACTGGTTCTCGGCTCCAACCGGTTCATTCCTGGCTTCGAAGAGCAGCTCGTCGGTGCCAAGGCTGGCGACGAGAAGACGATTACGGTCACCTTCCCGGCTGACTATCCGGCCGCCAACCTCGCTGGCAAGGAAGCAACCTTCGACATCACCGTGAAGGATGTCGCCGGCGCCGCGCCGATCGAAATCAACGACGAACTGGCAACGAAGCTCGGGCTCGAATCAGTCGACAAGCTGAAGGAAATCGTCCGTGGCCAGATCGAAGGCCAGTACGGCTCGGTCACCCGCCAGAAGGTCAAGCGCCAGCTGCTCGACCAGCTCGACGAGCTCTACCAGTTCGAGACGCCGGAGCGGCTCGTCGACGCCGAATTCGAGAACATCTGGCGCCAGATCAACACCGACCTCGAGCAGGCCGGCAAGACCTTCGCCGATGAGGACACGACGGAAGAGGAAGCTCGCGCCGAGTACCGCAAGCTCGCTGAGCGCCGCGTCCGCCTCGGCCTCGTTCTCTCTGAAATCGGCGAGAAGGCCGGCGTCCAGGTGAGCGATGACGAAATGCAGCGCTCGCTGTTTGAGCAGCTGCGTCAGTTCCCCGGCCAGGAAAAGCAGATCCTCGACTACTTCAAGAACACCCCCGGTGCCGCCGCTTCGCTGCGCGCCCCGCTCTTCGAAGAGAAGGTCGTCGATCACCTGCTGTCGGAAGTCTCGGTGACCGACAAGACCGTCTCCAAGGACGAGCTGATGGCTGAGGACGAAGCCGAGGATAAGCCGGCAAAGAAGGCTCCCGCCAAGAAGAAGGCGGCTGCCAAAGCGGAAGCTGCCGAAGGCGAAGAAGCAGCAGCTCCGAAGAAGAAGGCTCCTGCCAAGAAGAAGGCTGCGGACGAAGGCGCCGAGTAA
- the sfsA gene encoding DNA/RNA nuclease SfsA, whose protein sequence is MNFSRPLVPATLLQRYKRFLFDADLADGTRITGSCPNTGSMRGLTAPGSAIWLSEHDSPTRKYRHMLEIVEADGTLVGINTGLPNRIAEEAIAAGLVSDLHTYETLRREQRYGRNSRIDILLIDPAKGLAYVEVKNVHFSRAEAMAEFPDSPTARGSKHLDELGDMVEAGHRAIMLYLVQRSDCSVLRICRDLDPVYARAFERATARGVEAYAIRCAISPFEIVPTAAMTVDEPVLADLRKSPETSKVLEW, encoded by the coding sequence GTGAACTTCTCCCGCCCGCTCGTTCCAGCAACGCTTCTCCAGCGTTACAAACGCTTCCTCTTCGATGCCGATCTTGCCGACGGGACGCGGATCACCGGCTCCTGCCCGAATACCGGCTCGATGCGCGGCCTCACGGCGCCCGGATCGGCCATCTGGCTGTCGGAGCATGACTCGCCAACACGCAAGTACCGCCACATGCTGGAGATTGTCGAGGCGGACGGAACGCTTGTCGGCATCAACACCGGGCTGCCAAACCGGATCGCCGAGGAAGCGATCGCCGCCGGACTGGTCAGCGATCTCCATACTTATGAAACGCTCCGCCGCGAACAGAGATACGGGCGAAATTCGAGGATCGATATTCTGCTCATCGATCCGGCGAAGGGCCTTGCCTATGTCGAAGTAAAGAATGTCCATTTCAGCCGAGCCGAGGCAATGGCGGAGTTTCCCGACAGCCCGACGGCGCGCGGCTCCAAGCACCTTGACGAACTCGGCGACATGGTCGAGGCCGGACACCGGGCGATCATGCTCTATCTTGTTCAAAGAAGCGACTGCAGCGTCTTGCGGATATGCCGCGACCTCGATCCGGTTTATGCTCGGGCTTTCGAACGGGCCACTGCGCGCGGCGTCGAAGCCTATGCGATCAGATGCGCGATATCGCCATTCGAGATCGTGCCGACCGCAGCGATGACAGTGGACGAACCGGTCCTTGCTGATTTAAGAAAATCGCCTGAAACATCGAAAGTCTTGGAATGGTAA
- the map gene encoding type I methionyl aminopeptidase, producing the protein MVTYIEAGAAPYKNTGVIRLYGPDGFEGMRKACQVTARCLDELASQVQPGVTTEEIDRFVYEFGMDHGALPATLNYRGYTKSSCTSINHVVCHGIPNDKPLRDGDIVNIDVTYVVDGWHGDSSRMYPVGEIKRAAERLLEVTHECLMRGIAAVRPGARTGAIGEAIQIYAESERCSVVRDFCGHGVGRLFHDAPNILHYGNASEGPELKEGMIFTIEPMINLGRPHVKVLSDGWTAVTRDRSLSAQYEHTVGVTANGCEVFTLSPAGLFMPGVSALGNA; encoded by the coding sequence ATGGTAACTTACATCGAGGCCGGCGCCGCCCCCTACAAGAACACCGGCGTCATTCGTCTCTACGGACCGGATGGATTCGAAGGCATGCGCAAGGCCTGTCAGGTGACGGCACGCTGCCTCGACGAACTGGCGTCGCAGGTGCAGCCCGGCGTCACGACGGAAGAGATCGATCGCTTCGTCTACGAATTCGGCATGGATCACGGTGCGCTGCCCGCGACCCTGAACTATCGCGGCTATACAAAGTCGTCCTGCACCTCGATCAATCACGTCGTCTGCCACGGCATTCCGAACGACAAGCCGTTGCGCGACGGCGATATCGTCAACATCGACGTGACCTATGTCGTCGATGGCTGGCATGGCGATTCCAGCCGGATGTACCCGGTCGGCGAGATCAAGCGCGCCGCCGAACGCCTGCTCGAAGTCACGCATGAATGCCTGATGCGCGGCATAGCGGCGGTTCGTCCCGGCGCCCGTACCGGCGCGATCGGCGAGGCAATTCAGATCTATGCGGAGTCGGAGCGCTGCTCGGTCGTCCGGGACTTCTGCGGCCACGGCGTTGGCCGCCTCTTCCACGATGCTCCGAACATCCTCCACTATGGTAACGCCAGCGAAGGTCCGGAACTTAAGGAGGGCATGATCTTCACGATCGAGCCGATGATCAATCTCGGCCGCCCGCATGTAAAGGTGCTCTCAGACGGCTGGACGGCCGTGACGCGCGACCGGTCGCTTTCGGCGCAGTATGAACACACGGTCGGCGTTACGGCGAACGGCTGCGAAGTTTTCACGCTTTCACCGGCTGGCCTTTTCATGCCTGGCGTCAGCGCACTGGGCAACGCGTGA
- a CDS encoding magnesium and cobalt transport protein CorA, which yields MALEWMKGSANGVQPVHDGDAPAVEGKASHRHGVVAAAVYQNGRRVRDIEIEEAGEWRHRENAVVWIGLHEPDQQLLRQVQKEFDLHDLAIEDAGKAHQRPKLEIYGDAIFAVARTAHMVDDEIAFGETHLFVGRGYVVSVRHGASTSYMAVRQRCESSPGALAHGENYILYSILDFIVDNYMPVVEAIHSEVEELEDRLLRSRLDKADVERLYLMRRNLLKLRNAVVPLVDVCRRHEHLELPGMDAAMQPLFRDVTDHVRRVQEDIDALREVLAFTFEASLMIGQSEQTEISRKLASWAAILAVPTAIAGIYGMNFEDMPELRFRYGYFVVLAVIFGLCATLYRLFRRARWL from the coding sequence ATGGCGCTCGAGTGGATGAAGGGTTCAGCGAACGGTGTGCAACCCGTGCACGATGGCGACGCGCCAGCGGTCGAAGGAAAGGCGAGCCATCGGCACGGCGTCGTGGCGGCTGCCGTCTATCAGAACGGCCGGCGCGTTCGCGACATAGAGATCGAAGAGGCCGGAGAGTGGCGACATCGCGAGAACGCCGTCGTTTGGATCGGCCTGCACGAGCCGGACCAGCAATTGCTGCGGCAGGTGCAGAAGGAGTTCGACCTGCATGATCTGGCGATCGAGGATGCGGGCAAGGCGCACCAGCGTCCGAAGCTCGAAATCTACGGCGATGCGATCTTCGCCGTGGCACGAACCGCTCATATGGTCGATGACGAGATCGCCTTCGGCGAGACGCATCTCTTCGTCGGGCGCGGCTATGTCGTCTCCGTTCGTCACGGTGCATCGACGTCCTATATGGCGGTGAGGCAGCGCTGCGAATCCTCGCCGGGAGCGCTTGCCCATGGCGAAAACTACATTCTCTATTCGATCCTCGATTTCATCGTTGATAACTACATGCCGGTGGTCGAGGCGATCCACAGCGAGGTTGAGGAACTGGAGGATCGGCTGTTGCGCTCACGGCTGGACAAGGCGGATGTCGAGCGGCTCTATTTGATGCGCCGCAATCTGCTCAAACTGCGCAATGCTGTCGTGCCTTTGGTCGATGTCTGCCGCCGTCACGAGCATCTCGAACTGCCTGGCATGGACGCGGCCATGCAGCCGCTCTTCCGTGACGTCACCGATCACGTTCGCCGCGTGCAGGAGGACATCGACGCGCTCCGCGAAGTGTTGGCCTTTACCTTCGAGGCAAGCCTGATGATCGGTCAGTCGGAGCAGACGGAAATCTCGCGCAAGCTCGCCTCATGGGCGGCGATCCTGGCAGTCCCCACGGCAATCGCCGGGATTTACGGCATGAACTTCGAGGACATGCCGGAGCTCCGGTTCCGTTATGGCTATTTCGTCGTATTGGCTGTGATCTTTGGGCTCTGCGCGACGCTTTACCGGTTGTTCCGACGGGCGCGGTGGCTTTGA
- a CDS encoding DUF1127 domain-containing protein translates to MNLARSFNNWRKYRQTCSELGRMSDRELNDLGIGRSDIPYVARQAVK, encoded by the coding sequence ATGAACCTCGCACGTTCTTTCAATAACTGGCGCAAGTATCGTCAGACCTGCAGCGAGCTCGGCCGCATGAGCGACCGCGAGCTGAACGATCTCGGCATCGGCCGCTCTGACATTCCCTACGTTGCCCGCCAGGCAGTCAAGTAA